In a genomic window of Ipomoea triloba cultivar NCNSP0323 chromosome 3, ASM357664v1:
- the LOC116012046 gene encoding myb-related protein Zm38-like, protein MGRSPCCEKEHTNKGAWTKEEDDRLIRYIKKHGEGCWRTLPKAAGLLRCGKSCRLRWINYLRPDLKRGNFTEEEDELIINLHSLLGNKWSLIAARLPGRTDNEIKNYWNTHIKRKLLSRGIDPQTHRPLTTSAAGAAAVITPATPTPQQPSPTTSSGGLSSSEETAYLNLELSISLPTPADEEHSNSGSSHAVCLCQKLGFQSGNACNCSKMAASINYAARDGMQTLFTPLSL, encoded by the exons ATGGGAAGATCTCCCTGCTGTGAGAAGGAACACACAAACAAAGGGGCTTGGACCAAGGAAGAAGACGACCGCCTTATCAGGTATATCAAGAAACACGGTGAAGGTTGTTGGAGAACTCTTCCTAAAGCTGCAG GGTTGCTTAGATGTGGCAAGAGCTGCAGATTGCGATGGATAAACTACCTGAGGCCGGATCTTAAACGAGGCAACTTcactgaagaagaagatgaactCATCATTAACCTCCACAGCTTGCTGGGAAATAA ATGGTCACTAATCGCCGCTCGTTTGCCGGGAAGAACCGATAACGAGATCAAGAATTACTGGAACACCCACATCAAAAGGAAGCTCCTCAGCCGCGGGATCGATCCCCAAACTCACCGTCCGCTCACCACCTCCGCCGCCGGCGCCGCCGCGGTTATCACTCCCGCCACCCCAACTCCACAACAGCCCTCCCCAACCACCAGCAGCGGCGGCCTATCATCGTCGGAAGAAACCGCGTATCTAAACCTGGAGCTCTCCATCAGCCTTCCCACCCCGGCTGACGAGGAACATTCGAATTCCGGATCGTCGCACGCGGTCTGTCTGTGCCAGAAATTAGGGTTTCAGAGTGGCAATGCATGTAACTGTTCAAAAATGGCGGCGAGTATAAACTACGCTGCCCGGGACGGAATGCAAACATTGTTCACACCCTTGAGTTTATGA
- the LOC116013141 gene encoding uncharacterized protein LOC116013141 encodes MVQMDSPRECHACCPPSPSTRRHRSPDRRRAIITSPSSPDSNSATHFLKAIDRKDQNPRDLGEHGFFLGIEIVKYDDGILLSQACYMNDILKRAGMAECKHLSTPIPDTKSVTFNTYLYDDPTRYRSLAGALQYLTITRSDVSFVVNQLCQQMHAPTASQWEQLKRVLRYVKGTLTFGLRIRNSVSKEIHAFSDSDWAGCP; translated from the exons ATGGTCCAAATGGATTCTCCTAGGGAGTGCCATGCATGTTGCCCACCATCACCATCCACCCGCCGCCACAGGAGTCCTGATCGTCGACGTGCAATCATCACATCGCCATCCTCACCGGATTCCAACTCTGCCACCCACTTCCTGAAGGCCATCGATCGGAAAGATCAAAATCCGAG GGATCTGGGCGAACATGGGTTTTTCCTTGGCATTGAGATTGTTAAATATGATGATGGTATTCTACTCTCTCAAGCTTGTTATATGAATGATATTTTGAAACGTGCTGGAATGGCTGAATGCAAACATTTGTCTACTCCTATTCCTGATACAAAGTCAGTTACCTTTAATACATATTTGTATGATGATCCTACGCGGTACAGGAGTCTGGCTGGGGCACTGCAATACCTTACAATCACACGCTCTGATGTATCCTTTGTAGTCAATCAACTCTGCCAACAAATGCATGCTCCTACAGCTTCACAatgggaacaactgaaacgaGTTCTGAGGTATGTTAAAGGAACTCTTACCTTTGGTCTACGAATAAGAAACTCAGTGTCTAAAGAGATACATGCAttctctgattctgattgggctgGGTGTCCTTAA